The stretch of DNA CGACCGGATGACCCGGACGAAGGGTCTCGGCATAGTCCGGCTACCGGCAGCCAGAGATTAGAGAACTAGGGAGTATCGGATATGACAGATGAAAAACGGTATGGTTCCAATCAGATCGGTCGGGAGCGGCTGGAAACCGAAGCACCGGCCAAACGATCGTTGCGCACCTCCCGTCATGAACGGAAAAAGAAGGAAGAAGAGACCGGGCAACCGGAGGAAAGCCGGAAATGGGTTCAGATACGGATCCTGCCGATATGGCTCCGCATCCTCCTGGTCCTTTTGCTATTGGCGGGCGCGGCCATTCTAGGGGCGATGATCGGTTACGGCTATCTCGGGGACGGCCAGCCAAGCGAAGTGCTGAAAAAAGAAACATGGACACATATCTTTGATATAATGAACGGAAAAGAGTCGTAAGCGGCTCTTTCATTTTTTACATAACGCACCATCAGGAGGAAATGCTATGCTGACAGCAAGTCAAATACAAGAAATCATCCCGCATCGTTATCCTTTCCTGCTCGTGGATCGGATTTTGGAACTTGAAGAGGGGAAACGGGCGGTAGGCCTCAAAAACGTGACGGCCAATGAAGACTTTTTCAACGGCCATTTCCCAGGCTATCCCGTCATGCCCGGAGTTCTCATCGTGGAAGCGCTTGCACAGGTCGGAGCGGTGGCCATGCTCCAAAAAGAGGAAAACAAAGGGCGGCTCGCCTTCTTCGCAGGCATCGACAACTGCCGTTTCAAACGGCAAGTGACGCCGGGCGACACATTGCGCCTGGAAGTGGAAATCGTCCGGTTGCGCGGCTCAATCGGCAAGGGGAAAGCGGTAGCTACCGTCGATGGAGAAATTGCGTGCGAAACGGAAATGACATTTGCGCTCGGACCGGCCAGCGGAAACTAAATTTGCAAGGAACTTGAAATTTCGTTACAATGGTCAATGCAGTGTCGTGCCTACACGGCAACGCACTTTTATAGTAGGAGGGTACAACTGGATGTTCAAAGATTTATCTCCAAATATCAAAAGCAGTATCACCAGATCCATCACACAAACGTTTGAACAATATATGAGCAATATCGAATGGAGCGAGGAACGATTCAGCATCGATGATTATTTTTCCAGCTGGCGCGAGTACATCACGACGAAAGCGCTCTGGTACAACAAAATACCGGATGCCATGAAACAGGATCCTAAATTCCATCAAGACCTGGCCGATCGCATCAATGAAATCATTGAGCGCATCTTAAGCGAACCGCCATCCGAAGAGCAAATCGCCACCATTCAAATGATGCAGGAAGAGCTCGGCACCCACTATGAATATGAGTGCAAAGCCGAAGCATTATACGTGGAAAACATATTGAAGAATTATATACAAAACCAGCGCTGAGCCGGCTTCTGGGCCGCTCCTTCAAATATTAGCGGAAGCAAGGATAATTCCCTCTTTTCGAGCCAACCTACAAATATCATACGGTCTGTATGATAAACGGCTTGTGGAAAGGAGGGAATTTTTCATGTTCAAAAAAGTCTTACCGCTCGTTTTCATGTCGGGCCTCGTCCTCGCAGCATGTAACAACAATGGGGATAACGAAAACAACGGCAATAACGGGGCAGTTCCGAACAACAACGAAACGCCGATGGAAAACCTGGAAGACCG from Bacillus sp. OxB-1 encodes:
- a CDS encoding DNA-directed RNA polymerase subunit beta — protein: MTDEKRYGSNQIGRERLETEAPAKRSLRTSRHERKKKEEETGQPEESRKWVQIRILPIWLRILLVLLLLAGAAILGAMIGYGYLGDGQPSEVLKKETWTHIFDIMNGKES
- the fabZ gene encoding 3-hydroxyacyl-ACP dehydratase FabZ, whose amino-acid sequence is MLTASQIQEIIPHRYPFLLVDRILELEEGKRAVGLKNVTANEDFFNGHFPGYPVMPGVLIVEALAQVGAVAMLQKEENKGRLAFFAGIDNCRFKRQVTPGDTLRLEVEIVRLRGSIGKGKAVATVDGEIACETEMTFALGPASGN